CCCCCCTTGGGGTGCGCCGCGTGGGACGGCAACAGCGTCCGCACGTCCTCCCACACCACGTCGGGCAACAGCTCCTTCATCATGACCTCCGTGTCGTTCCACAATGGTAGGCACGCACCGGTTGTGAAACAGGCTCTAAGCCGGCGAACTTATCGGACGTGGAAGCGTTCGCGGGGCACCGCACCGCCTGGGATTCAGGCGGCCCTGCGGACGTTCGAGCCTCTCCTCAGCCGGTTGGCGACGAGGTCTAGCGTTCTGTCACTGCTGCATTGACGGATACAGGCGTTTAAGTCGGACGCGGGCGTCGGCGGTGGTGAAGTGCCAGTCGGCGCGGCGGCGTGCGTGGTTTGGGGCGTTAGCCCAGGCCTGCACGCGTTCGTCCAGCGTGTTCCTGTCGGCGATCCGGTCGCCGAGGCACTGCCGGGCCATCACGCCCAGCTCGATCTCGGCCATGTTCAGCCACGACCCATGCTTGGGCGTGTGATGCACCTCCAGCCGCTCGGCCAGCCGCCGGGCCTCGGCCGGGTCGAACGCGTCGTACAGGCTGGCGACCGAGTGCATGTTCAGCTGGCGCCATCACCAACACCACGCGGTCGGCCGCGGGGTAGTGCTGGTCGAGCAGGTCCTTGATGAACCAGGCCCAGTCGCGACGCGTCCGCGACTCGGTCACGGCGACGTGCCGCACGCCGGCCAGCGGCTCGAACGCGACGAACAGGTTGGCCGTGCCGTTGCGGACGTACTCGCGGCCGACGCGGGCGGGCTCGCCCGGCCGCGCCGGCAGCGGCACGCGGATCTCGCCGATCAACTGCTTGCTCGCCCGCGTCCATGCAGACCAGCGGACGCCGCGGGTCGGCCGGACGCTTGTACGCCTCCAGCACGTCCTCCATCGCCGCGACGAACGCGCAGTCCCGCTCGGGCGGGATGCACCATATCTGCCGCAGCCAGGGCTTCAACTCGTTTTTTGAGGACGCGGCGGACCGTCTCGTAGCTGAGGCGATCGTCGTCGACGTGCCCGAGCACGACCATCCGGTCGGCCAGGAGCCGCAGCGTCCAGCGGTCGCGTCCACGGGGCGGGTTCGAACAGGCCAGGGCCACCAGCCGCGCCTCACCGTCGCCGTCGAGCCGGCGCTCGTACACGCGCGCCGACGGCCTGGGCGTCGGGGCCGCGGCGAGCCCCTCCTCGACGAACCGCTGCCGCACGCGCGCGACGGTCGCGACGCCGCACTCCAGCGCATCGGCCACCTCCGCGTCCGACGCGGCCGGACCGCCGCCGCCCTCGTCGCACTTGAGCAACACCCAGGCCCGGACCAGCGTCCGTGCCGCCGACCGACCGCGACGCGTCATCCCGTCGAGTTCCGACCGCTCTTCCGGCGTCAGCGTGACATGGTACTTCCTCAACACATTGGCCTCCTTGCAAGGAAATGCCAACACATTACTCGCTTCACGAGTCACGGAACACTAGCCGCTACCCCACGTGACCCTCGGACCTCCTCACCTAACGCCCACCGAATACTTCTTGACAACGATGCGGTCTGTGTTACCTTGTAGGTAACATGAGTGGACTTAGGCGGGTTACGATCAGGGAAGCGCATGGAGCTACACATAAGCGACAAGGACCTTCGCCGAACTCTCGCGGACGATGGGAAATTGAAACGCCAGTATGGCAAAGACATGGCGAGCAAATTGCGAATCAGGCTTGCGGTACTCCGTGGAGCACAGTCGCTAGCTGTTTTCTGGCCTCCTTTCTCGGGACCGGAGCGCTGTCACGAACTGAAGGGGCGCCTTGCGGGCGTATTCTCGATTGATTTGAAGCAACCATACCGGCTGTTGTTCAAGCCGCTCGAGGATTCCCCTCCAGTGGATCGTACTGACGAACTAAAGCGATGGAAGGAAATCACAGCAGTTGAGATCACGGCGATTGAGGATACCCATGGATAGTCGGGAACAGACATTATTCGAACCAGCTACTGCCGTTTATCCTGGCGAGGTGGTGTCCGAGTATCTCGAATACCACGGTTGGGCGCAGCGTGAACTTGCGCGACGTAGCGGACTTACACCGAAGACGATAAGCGAGATTTGCAGCGGAAATGCACCTATCACGCCACCAACGGCACTTGCCTTAGAGAAGGTTTTTCAGAGGCCCGCTCATCTTTGGCTTACCCTCCAATCGCATTTTGACGAGTTCGAAGCGAGACAGCGTCAACAGGTAAGCCAGAACAAGTGGACCGAATGGGTTCTTGAATTTCCGTTAAAAGATATGAAGCGATTGAAGTTTTCGGTGCCGAGTCGGCAATCCGACGTTGAGTCGCTACTGAATTTCTTCGGAGTGTCTTCGCCAGATAGTTGGCAGTCGGTGTGGGATGCCTCGGCGGTAGCTTATCGACAGACTCGTCAGTTTCGCACGAGCCAAGGAGCAATGGCAGCATGGGTGCGCGAAACCGAGATAGTTGCCATGGAACTCCAATTACGGGAGTTTGACGAACAGCTGTTGCGCTCATCGATAGGTGAAATGCGACAACTAACTTGCAAGCGTACAGATGAAATCATGGACCCGCTCCAGAGCATTTGCGCACGTGCGGGCGTCGCAGTAGTGCTTGTCCCTGCATTGCCTCAGACGGGCATTAGTGGGTGCTCTCGGTGGTTAGGGAATAGGGGAGGATTGATAGGGCTAACTATGCGTTACAAGACGGATGATCAGCTTTGGTTCACGTTTTTCCATGAGTTGGGACATTTGCTGTTGCATAGGAGAAAGCGTTCCTTCGTTCTAGATAATGCGGCCGAAACGTTGGATGACCGAGTAGTCGATCCGGAGATGGAAGCATTCGAGTCTGAAGCGAACGCGTTCGCGAGAGATGCCTTGATTCCTGCGAAGGAACTCAGCGAATTTATACGCAAAGGCGTTTTCACTAATGATTCGATCCACGACTTCGCACAGGATATCGGAGTTGGTCCTGGGATTGTGGTGGGGAGGTTGCAGCATGACCTCATTTTGGGACGGCATCAAGGAAATGCATTTAAGCAGAAGCTT
This genomic window from Tepidisphaeraceae bacterium contains:
- a CDS encoding HigA family addiction module antitoxin, with the translated sequence MDSREQTLFEPATAVYPGEVVSEYLEYHGWAQRELARRSGLTPKTISEICSGNAPITPPTALALEKVFQRPAHLWLTLQSHFDEFEARQRQQVSQNKWTEWVLEFPLKDMKRLKFSVPSRQSDVESLLNFFGVSSPDSWQSVWDASAVAYRQTRQFRTSQGAMAAWVRETEIVAMELQLREFDEQLLRSSIGEMRQLTCKRTDEIMDPLQSICARAGVAVVLVPALPQTGISGCSRWLGNRGGLIGLTMRYKTDDQLWFTFFHELGHLLLHRRKRSFVLDNAAETLDDRVVDPEMEAFESEANAFARDALIPAKELSEFIRKGVFTNDSIHDFAQDIGVGPGIVVGRLQHDLILGRHQGNAFKQKLNWTF